Proteins encoded together in one Impatiens glandulifera chromosome 1, dImpGla2.1, whole genome shotgun sequence window:
- the LOC124919642 gene encoding protein ASPARTIC PROTEASE IN GUARD CELL 1-like, whose product MEKMKFLHTLYALLTLSLYIHTPIIFANNSPQSDSTTSILDVSSSLQRTLQLVLSSDSDRQQGTVKRHGRSSLNLSTISLSLHPRSSLHKPLHKDYAALTLSRLNRDSTRLQSIYSSLQFNNPKSFQTPLTSGVRLGSGEYFCRIGIGTPPRDYYMVIDTGSDVNWLQCKSCVNCYQQTDPIFDPINSSSYRQLSCGSTQCLALQVSACRVNSCLYQVSYGDGSFTVGNFATETLLFGKSSIPNVPIGCGHNNQGLFVSAAGIIGLGGGTLSLPSQLKAKSFSYCLVDRDSSGSSTLEFNSVTPVDSVFAPLIRNPKTRTYTYIGLTGISVGARPVTIPPTVFKIDNTGRGGTIIDCGTAVTRLQVGAYNPVRDAFRQLTQNLTSADGVSIFDTCYDFSSTPTVIVPTVWLVFEGGKILRLKPDNYLVPVNSGGKFCFAFAPTDRPLSILGNIQQQGTRVSYDLVNSVIGFSPNKC is encoded by the coding sequence atggaaaagatgAAGTTCTTACATACTCTCTATGCTCTCCTCACTCTATCTCTATACATTCACACTCCTATCATCTTTGCTAACAACAGTCCTCAATCAGATTCCACCACCTCCATCCTCGATGTCTCATCTTCTCTACAACGAACCCTCCAATTAGTTCTCTCTTCCGATTCCGATCGACAGCAAGGAACTGTCAAAAGACATGGCCGGTCATCTCTTAACCTGTCAaccatctctctctctcttcaccCTCGCTCCTCCCTCCACAAACCTCTCCACAAAGATTATGCCGCCCTCACTCTCTCCCGTCTCAACCGCGACTCCACCCGCCTCCAATCCATCTATTCCTCCCTCCAATTCAACAACCCAAAATCTTTCCAAACGCCGCTAACTTCCGGCGTAAGACTAGGCAGCGGCGAGTACTTTTGTCGAATCGGCATCGGAACCCCTCCGAGGGATTACTACATGGTAATCGATACCGGAAGTGATGTGAACTGGTTACAGTGTAAATCCTGTGTGAACTGTTATCAACAAACTGACCCGATATTCGACCCGATAAACTCATCTTCATATAGACAACTCTCATGCGGGTCAACCCAGTGTCTTGCTCTTCAGGTCTCGGCTTGCAGAGTCAACTCGTGCCTGTACCAGGTTTCGTACGGAGATGGGTCGTTCACGGTCGGGAACTTCGCCACCGAAACGTTATTGTTCGGGAAGTCATCGATCCCGAACGTTCCGATTGGTTGTGGTCATAATAATCAGGGTTTGTTTGTATCCGCCGCCGGAATTATCGGTCTGGGCGGCGGGACTCTCTCGTTACCCTCGCAGTTGAAAGCGAAGTCGTTTTCGTACTGTTTAGTTGACCGCGACTCGTCGGGCTCATCGACCCTCGAGTTCAACTCAGTTACCCCGGTTGACTCGGTGTTTGCCCCGTTGATACGAAACCCTAAAACCCGAACCTACACTTACATAGGGTTAACCGGAATTAGCGTGGGGGCAAGGCCGGTTACAATTCCTCCGACGGTTTTTAAAATCGATAATACGGGTCGGGGAGGGACTATTATAGATTGTGGGACCGCGGTGACTCGGCTTCAAGTTGGAGCGTACAACCCTGTTCGGGATGCGTTCCGTCAGCTGACTCAGAATTTGACGTCAGCTGACGGGGTTTCGATTTTCGACACATGTTACGATTTTTCATCGACGCCGACTGTTATTGTGCCTACGGTTTGGCTTGTTTTCGAAGGGGGGAAGATTTTAAGACTTAAACCGGATAATTATTTGGTGCCGGTGAACTCGGGTGGGAAGTTTTGCTTTGCGTTTGCACCAACGGATCGACCTTTATCGATATTAGGTAACATACAGCAACAGGGCACACGTGTGAGTTATGATTTGGTGAACTCGGTTATAGGGTTTAGTCCGAATAaatgctaa